A single region of the Cyanobacteria bacterium FACHB-DQ100 genome encodes:
- the miaB gene encoding tRNA (N6-isopentenyl adenosine(37)-C2)-methylthiotransferase MiaB — protein sequence MTASRRYHITTFGCQMNKADSERMAGILETMGFEWSEEPNEADLILYNTCTIRDNAEQKVYSYLGRQAQRKQENPNLTIVVAGCVAQQEGEALLRRVPELDLVMGPQYANQLEDLLEQVFSGNQVVATDPIHIVEDITKPRRDSQVTAWVNVIYGCNERCTYCVVPSVRGVEQSRTPEAIRAEIESLAAQGYTEITLLGQNIDAYGRDLPGSTPEGRHLHTLTDLLYFVHDVPGIDRIRFATSHPRYFTERLIRACAELPKVCEHFHIPFQSGDNEVLKAMARGYSHERYRRIIDMIRQYMPDASISADAIVGFPGETEAQFQNTLKLVEEVGFDLINTAAYSPRPGTPAAVWEDQLSEEVKADRLQRLNRLVSQTAAERSQRYAGRIEEVLVEAQNPKDPTQVMGRTRGNRLTFFAGSIDELRGQLIKVRITEVRPFSLTGQPLIEVRL from the coding sequence ATGACTGCTTCTCGCCGCTATCACATCACCACGTTCGGCTGCCAAATGAACAAAGCAGACTCCGAGCGCATGGCTGGAATTCTAGAAACAATGGGCTTTGAGTGGTCAGAAGAACCGAACGAAGCCGACTTGATTCTTTATAATACCTGCACGATTCGCGATAACGCCGAGCAGAAGGTTTATTCGTATCTGGGACGACAAGCACAGCGCAAACAAGAAAACCCGAATTTAACGATCGTCGTTGCCGGATGTGTGGCACAGCAAGAAGGCGAAGCATTGTTACGCCGAGTGCCAGAACTGGATCTGGTAATGGGGCCTCAATATGCAAATCAGCTAGAAGATCTACTGGAACAGGTCTTCAGCGGCAATCAAGTGGTGGCAACTGACCCGATCCACATTGTCGAAGATATTACAAAACCTAGACGGGATAGCCAGGTTACAGCCTGGGTGAATGTAATCTACGGTTGTAACGAACGCTGTACCTATTGTGTGGTTCCAAGCGTGCGGGGAGTCGAACAGTCGCGCACTCCAGAAGCAATTCGAGCAGAGATTGAATCGTTGGCTGCACAGGGTTACACAGAGATAACACTGTTAGGACAAAATATTGATGCGTATGGGCGAGATCTGCCGGGTTCTACTCCTGAAGGGCGGCATCTACATACGTTGACTGATCTGCTGTACTTTGTGCATGATGTCCCAGGCATCGATCGCATTCGATTTGCGACCAGCCACCCGCGCTATTTCACCGAACGGTTGATTCGGGCTTGCGCTGAATTACCAAAAGTGTGTGAGCACTTCCACATTCCGTTTCAGTCGGGTGATAACGAAGTCTTGAAAGCGATGGCACGCGGCTATAGTCACGAGCGCTACCGCCGCATTATCGATATGATTCGTCAATATATGCCGGATGCCTCGATTAGTGCCGATGCGATCGTCGGGTTCCCTGGCGAAACCGAAGCACAATTTCAGAATACGCTGAAGCTGGTTGAGGAAGTTGGCTTTGATTTGATCAATACGGCGGCTTATTCTCCACGTCCGGGAACGCCTGCGGCAGTGTGGGAAGATCAGCTTTCTGAAGAAGTCAAAGCCGATCGACTCCAGCGCCTAAACCGCTTAGTGTCGCAAACGGCAGCAGAACGATCGCAGCGCTACGCCGGACGAATCGAAGAAGTCCTAGTCGAGGCGCAAAATCCGAAAGACCCGACTCAAGTGATGGGACGGACACGCGGTAATCGACTGACGTTCTTTGCAGGGTCGATCGACGAGTTACGTGGTCAACTGATCAAAGTCAGAATCACGGAAGTTCGCCCGTTTAGTTTGACGGGACAACCCTTGATTGAAGTTCGATTGTAG
- a CDS encoding cobyrinic acid a,c-diamide synthase produces the protein MSHPLHSESIENILQRLPPEARLWAENLPWNQRRYVLSLCHLLCAASPATQAQFLDEYTANGLISKLIENHEIRQKVKLNLDRFRITTQLTEAVLRNYIRQFYIHSAQDSRRKLDLILESAVRVVVSTEERNHIFNYILGFEIIKLLFRMSWLQHERLYRLQRNQEEFITLYLKPIQQTHRLNQIIVPRDEKLFFARRDYYVQVPTIADKKLIELAIATFTTEVISSFGFSVIRHPDAIVFDYDYVFGVDPEAAFP, from the coding sequence ATGTCTCACCCCCTACACTCCGAGTCGATCGAGAATATCTTGCAGAGATTACCGCCAGAAGCAAGATTGTGGGCGGAAAATTTACCCTGGAATCAGCGGCGCTACGTGCTGTCGTTGTGTCATCTGCTCTGTGCCGCATCGCCTGCGACCCAGGCTCAATTTCTCGATGAGTACACTGCGAATGGACTCATTTCTAAACTGATCGAAAATCACGAAATTAGACAAAAAGTTAAGCTCAATTTAGATCGATTCCGCATCACGACCCAACTGACTGAAGCCGTTTTAAGAAACTATATCCGCCAGTTCTACATTCACTCCGCCCAGGATTCGAGAAGAAAACTCGATCTAATCCTGGAATCTGCGGTGCGAGTAGTGGTTAGCACCGAAGAGAGAAATCATATTTTCAACTACATTCTCGGCTTTGAAATCATCAAGCTGCTATTCCGGATGAGTTGGCTGCAACATGAACGACTCTACCGACTCCAACGCAACCAGGAAGAATTCATCACGCTTTATCTCAAGCCGATCCAGCAAACCCATCGCTTAAATCAAATCATTGTGCCAAGAGACGAAAAGCTCTTCTTCGCACGGCGAGATTACTATGTCCAGGTTCCAACGATCGCCGACAAAAAGCTGATCGAACTGGCGATCGCCACCTTCACAACTGAAGTCATCAGCAGCTTTGGCTTCTCTGTGATTCGTCACCCGGACGCAATCGTGTTTGATTATGACTATGTGTTTGGTGTTGATCCAGAAGCCGCTTTTCCTTAG
- a CDS encoding GlsB/YeaQ/YmgE family stress response membrane protein, whose amino-acid sequence MNLLAWIVLGLIAGAIAKAIDPGARGGGILGTLLLGIVGALVGGSLYTLLTTGTLAITSAGLSLGGIIVAVLGAIIFSFIWNRIAGRGAI is encoded by the coding sequence ATGAATCTTTTAGCATGGATTGTTTTAGGTCTAATCGCAGGTGCGATCGCAAAAGCAATTGATCCCGGTGCTCGTGGTGGTGGAATTTTAGGGACTTTGCTTTTAGGAATTGTGGGTGCACTGGTGGGAGGTAGTTTGTACACCCTGTTGACGACAGGGACGCTAGCAATTACCTCGGCTGGCTTGAGCTTGGGTGGCATTATTGTGGCTGTGCTCGGCGCGATCATTTTCTCGTTTATCTGGAATCGCATCGCTGGACGGGGTGCGATCTAG
- a CDS encoding sigma 54-interacting transcriptional regulator codes for MDVLERVEWLRQRTEFSSLSSEALQAIAQQVQEQQVQENRRLGLEDTQPEALYILYDGHLERYRTSKTGLAKVTSLIPGSIVYLKELLLDRKAEETTITLNDCVIWTIPREAFKAIAQQFPEIAQGVSQQLATQLEEVSSQLAYEREQQIALRPYLVPKVKRGIVGTSRYAVRLRQDIKKAASDRGSVLIFGEPGLEKDNTAALIHFGSSDRKEPLIKINCNTLQPSGAEIFGRTGKPGLLDWIGRGTIMLNNLEDIAPEFEEKLVQLLKTGKFTPIAREGEPEPEARSVEARLLMTSEKILPRLEKCKLITHVIKVPPLRVRKADIAVQAEYYLSLIARSRGISKPKITPEALRRLQGYDFPGNHVELESLLGRAITQAESPELTEEVFWAAGNKNRRFRVNLLNAYPRLRQFLRSPWWPDRINYGFTLGAFAVIVTVLMVAPQSRDRNFALNLFWAWWWMLILVAFPFVGRLWCAVCPFMIYGELAQKISLWLYPRKLQPWPRQAAEKWGGWFLFGMFTLILLWEELWNLENTAYLSGYLLLLITAGAVIFSVLFERRFWCRYLCPIGGMNGLFAKLAMIELRAQQGICSATCTTYQCYKGGPQKGEGMETGGCPIYSHPAQLRDNRDCVLCMTCLKACPHRSVELNLRPPGIELWTTHQPTYPEVCLLFLLFGAVFLHRLPAIQQLLDINLHLDQFSYHAIVSVLALMLPGAIALLFDQIMRLFNRRSRPFLELAYGYLPLVLGASLAYYLHLGLNEAGRILPVTAATFGGSTELMATLPIAVAHPAVIEFLQAVTIAGSFWLSVLLTQKIARQPIRSLLLQHSAMVLLGSLVWRLIVVA; via the coding sequence ATGGACGTTTTAGAGCGGGTGGAATGGCTGCGGCAGCGGACGGAATTCTCTAGTCTGTCATCGGAAGCGTTGCAGGCGATCGCGCAACAGGTTCAAGAACAACAGGTTCAAGAAAATCGCCGCCTTGGACTCGAAGACACGCAGCCTGAAGCACTCTACATTTTGTACGACGGGCATCTTGAGCGGTATCGCACCAGTAAAACGGGCTTGGCAAAGGTCACGAGCTTAATTCCAGGGTCGATCGTCTATCTCAAAGAACTGTTGCTCGATCGCAAGGCAGAAGAAACCACAATTACCCTGAATGACTGTGTGATCTGGACAATTCCACGGGAGGCATTCAAAGCGATCGCTCAACAGTTTCCCGAAATTGCTCAAGGCGTTTCGCAGCAGCTTGCCACGCAGTTAGAGGAAGTGTCTTCGCAACTTGCTTATGAGCGGGAACAACAGATCGCCTTGCGTCCTTATCTTGTTCCAAAAGTTAAACGCGGCATTGTGGGAACCAGCCGCTATGCAGTGCGACTGCGGCAAGACATTAAAAAAGCCGCCAGCGATCGTGGTTCTGTCTTAATCTTTGGAGAGCCGGGACTGGAAAAAGACAATACTGCGGCGTTAATTCACTTTGGATCGAGCGATCGTAAAGAGCCATTAATCAAAATCAACTGCAACACGCTACAACCGAGCGGCGCAGAAATCTTTGGGCGAACGGGTAAGCCTGGATTGCTCGATTGGATTGGGCGCGGCACCATTATGCTGAACAATCTCGAAGATATTGCGCCGGAGTTTGAAGAAAAGTTGGTGCAGCTTTTGAAGACGGGGAAGTTTACGCCGATCGCACGCGAAGGAGAACCGGAACCAGAAGCCCGATCAGTTGAAGCGAGGCTGCTCATGACTTCTGAGAAGATTCTACCGCGATTGGAAAAATGTAAGCTAATTACTCATGTGATCAAGGTGCCACCCCTGCGAGTCAGAAAAGCGGATATTGCCGTTCAAGCAGAGTATTACTTGAGTTTAATTGCTCGATCGCGAGGCATCTCTAAGCCCAAGATTACACCCGAAGCGTTACGCCGACTTCAAGGTTATGACTTTCCTGGAAATCATGTCGAACTTGAAAGTCTATTGGGACGGGCAATTACTCAAGCAGAAAGCCCAGAACTCACCGAAGAGGTGTTCTGGGCAGCAGGCAATAAAAATCGTCGATTTCGGGTCAATCTGCTTAATGCTTATCCACGATTGCGGCAATTCCTCAGGAGTCCCTGGTGGCCAGATCGGATCAATTACGGCTTTACCTTGGGAGCTTTTGCAGTTATCGTCACCGTGTTAATGGTGGCACCGCAAAGCCGCGATCGTAACTTCGCCTTGAATCTATTCTGGGCATGGTGGTGGATGCTGATTCTGGTTGCATTCCCCTTTGTGGGACGGCTTTGGTGTGCGGTTTGTCCATTTATGATTTACGGCGAACTGGCGCAAAAGATTTCTCTCTGGCTCTATCCGCGTAAGCTACAACCCTGGCCCAGACAAGCGGCTGAGAAGTGGGGCGGTTGGTTTTTGTTTGGTATGTTCACGCTGATTCTACTGTGGGAAGAACTGTGGAACTTAGAAAATACGGCTTATCTATCGGGCTATTTATTGTTGCTGATTACGGCTGGAGCCGTTATCTTTTCTGTGTTGTTTGAGCGGCGATTTTGGTGTCGATATCTCTGTCCGATCGGGGGCATGAATGGCTTATTTGCTAAACTTGCCATGATTGAACTCCGAGCACAGCAAGGAATTTGTTCTGCAACTTGTACGACCTATCAGTGCTACAAAGGCGGGCCGCAAAAAGGCGAAGGCATGGAAACTGGAGGCTGTCCCATCTATTCACATCCAGCGCAGCTCCGGGACAATCGCGATTGTGTGTTGTGTATGACCTGCCTGAAAGCTTGTCCTCACCGATCGGTCGAACTCAACCTGCGTCCACCGGGAATTGAACTATGGACTACCCATCAACCGACTTATCCTGAAGTTTGCTTATTGTTTCTGCTGTTTGGAGCCGTGTTTTTGCATCGGCTTCCTGCAATCCAACAGCTACTGGATATCAATCTACATCTTGATCAATTTAGCTACCACGCGATCGTCTCGGTTCTTGCTTTGATGTTGCCCGGAGCCATTGCACTGTTGTTCGATCAAATAATGAGGCTGTTCAATCGACGATCGCGCCCTTTTCTTGAACTCGCATATGGTTATCTCCCGCTGGTTTTAGGGGCGAGTTTAGCGTACTACTTACACTTGGGACTAAACGAAGCAGGACGCATTCTTCCGGTGACGGCTGCAACCTTCGGCGGTAGCACAGAACTGATGGCAACCTTACCGATCGCAGTCGCTCATCCCGCTGTGATTGAATTCTTACAAGCTGTCACGATCGCGGGATCGTTCTGGTTGAGCGTCTTGCTCACGCAAAAAATTGCTCGACAGCCGATCCGATCGCTTCTCCTGCAACATAGCGCAATGGTGCTGCTTGGATCATTGGTATGGCGGTTAATCGTTGTTGCCTAG
- a CDS encoding fasciclin domain-containing protein produces the protein MKTSLKRLVTGLSVVGLGVSVALPSMAQSKFTPNAETTPANTPQTPAPTNRDAGIPPVGGQSGQNTPGSITNPDSSVDSGTTTAPGLPNNQSVPGTVAPANRPEVNNTPTNSSPTGATPTDTTNYASTGSSDQSIDRIVRTSPSFELFNALVRVADSQGGAFSSQLAGDSSVTVFAPTDEALAALPPATFKALVQPENRALLTQVLQNHIVRGKVSSSDLSAKQVQSMGGNPIAAQGSNGMLMIGNAQVVGADIAASNGTIHAINQVILPASLQGKLTSLAPTGMPMTQP, from the coding sequence ATGAAAACATCACTGAAGCGTTTAGTTACTGGATTATCTGTAGTTGGATTAGGCGTTAGCGTTGCCCTGCCCTCAATGGCACAAAGTAAATTCACGCCCAATGCTGAAACCACTCCGGCAAATACTCCCCAAACACCCGCTCCGACAAATCGGGATGCTGGTATTCCTCCGGTTGGGGGTCAATCCGGTCAAAACACTCCTGGAAGCATCACCAATCCTGACAGTTCTGTAGATTCAGGCACAACTACCGCTCCCGGTTTGCCCAACAATCAAAGCGTTCCTGGCACCGTTGCCCCGGCAAACCGTCCTGAAGTTAACAATACTCCAACCAATAGCAGCCCGACCGGTGCAACCCCGACCGACACCACGAACTACGCATCTACGGGCTCGTCTGATCAGTCTATCGACCGAATCGTTCGCACCAGCCCTTCGTTTGAATTGTTCAATGCACTGGTGCGCGTGGCTGACTCTCAAGGCGGTGCATTTTCTTCGCAGCTTGCAGGGGATAGCAGCGTGACTGTTTTTGCGCCAACTGATGAAGCCCTCGCTGCGCTTCCCCCAGCAACCTTCAAAGCCTTAGTGCAGCCGGAAAACCGTGCTTTGTTAACCCAAGTTCTGCAAAATCACATCGTGCGCGGCAAAGTCTCCTCCAGCGATTTGTCAGCAAAACAAGTGCAATCGATGGGTGGAAACCCGATCGCGGCTCAAGGTAGCAACGGAATGCTGATGATCGGCAACGCACAAGTCGTTGGTGCAGACATTGCTGCAAGCAATGGCACCATTCATGCAATCAATCAAGTAATTCTTCCCGCAAGCCTGCAAGGAAAGCTGACTAGCTTGGCTCCCACAGGAATGCCGATGACGCAGCCGTAG
- a CDS encoding pentapeptide repeat-containing protein, which translates to MMRTNLSIAALMSIGIILPAQAENLEHVRQLLATKQCPNCELTSSGLVLAQLPGANLAGANLAGANLSQANLAGANLTGANLAGATLSGANLAGAKLTSANLQGTDLTRSYLVGADLTGTQIEMALIQGAIGLPTTAGTPEMFYQMAMEAGKRKQYERAIENFNQVLVRKPDSAPALIGRAMARLELGDEKGAVQDSEQAAALFEQQGDASSAKSATTLAQTLKNPPKARSGGGFGQTLINVVGGLLQMFLMR; encoded by the coding sequence ATGATGCGGACAAATTTATCGATTGCTGCGCTGATGTCGATCGGCATCATTCTCCCGGCTCAAGCTGAAAATCTCGAGCATGTGCGCCAACTGCTGGCAACGAAACAATGTCCGAACTGCGAATTAACCAGTTCAGGGCTTGTGCTGGCTCAATTGCCGGGTGCAAATCTCGCAGGCGCAAATCTCGCAGGCGCAAATCTCAGTCAAGCCAACCTTGCCGGAGCCAACCTCACAGGCGCGAATCTGGCAGGTGCAACTCTAAGCGGCGCAAATCTCGCAGGCGCGAAATTGACTAGCGCCAACTTACAAGGCACCGATTTAACTCGATCGTATCTTGTCGGCGCAGACCTAACCGGAACGCAGATCGAAATGGCGCTGATTCAAGGCGCGATCGGGCTACCGACTACAGCGGGAACTCCGGAGATGTTTTACCAGATGGCAATGGAAGCAGGCAAACGCAAACAATATGAACGAGCGATCGAGAATTTCAATCAAGTGCTAGTTCGTAAACCCGATTCGGCTCCAGCCTTGATCGGTCGGGCAATGGCGCGACTCGAACTTGGAGACGAAAAAGGCGCAGTTCAAGACTCGGAACAGGCAGCAGCGTTATTCGAGCAGCAAGGGGATGCCAGCAGCGCCAAATCTGCAACTACGCTTGCCCAAACCTTAAAAAATCCGCCGAAAGCGCGATCGGGCGGCGGCTTCGGGCAAACCCTGATCAACGTGGTCGGCGGACTGTTGCAAATGTTTCTAATGCGCTAA
- a CDS encoding TIGR02450 family Trp-rich protein: MAKKQKFPHLVGSKWTAQEETWGWRHFQVVNRKNEGEWVFAEVVAACDPSVRFWMNAKLFKDRSQWQAGWKSLNEQEEA; the protein is encoded by the coding sequence ATGGCTAAAAAACAAAAATTTCCTCATCTGGTTGGATCAAAGTGGACAGCACAGGAAGAAACCTGGGGCTGGCGGCACTTTCAGGTCGTTAATCGCAAAAATGAGGGCGAATGGGTATTTGCGGAAGTGGTGGCAGCTTGCGATCCGTCGGTGCGGTTTTGGATGAATGCGAAATTGTTCAAAGACCGATCGCAGTGGCAAGCGGGCTGGAAATCCCTCAACGAGCAGGAAGAAGCGTGA
- a CDS encoding HAD-IC family P-type ATPase produces the protein MATLPGLSDRQVRERVLAGETNNVKLPTSRSYARIFQENLLTFVNAVFFAISGVFILLRRPSDAIFVAVVIFSGVVIGIVQEIWAKQKLDEIALLSRPHATVIRNGEEINIDPSEIVLGDTLVLRPGDQVLVDGEIVGAGRVEVDESLLTGESDLIVKVAGKPVYSGSFCASGSACYEAQKVGTDTVAYQITMGAREFRQVYTPLQAEINLIIRILLLLASFLWLLIGISFVSRSQTLNEVVQRAAVIAGLIPAGLILAITLSYAMGSIRMLGQNVLIQQTNAVESLSNVDVLCLDKTGTLTTNQIELHSLHPIARSELELRSRLGDFAASTQARNRTSEAVLIACGGYAKPIRDEIPFSSARKWSAIEFADHPGTYILGAPEILMKATTLDDESLDYIDRQVNHGYRVVLFAYTSGSITLESIAGSTLPELTPLGILCFSDQLRPSARETLQGFVKAGITLKIISGDNPQTVAALAKQADFSDDIRLISGTELAQMDEAQLMQAARNYNVFGRITPQQKAQLVRSLRKSGHYVAMTGDGVNDVLSLKQANLGIAMESGSKATRSIADIVLLKDSFEALPHTFLEGQRIQNGIRDVIKLFMVRLSCVALLIFAIAIVSDSFPLLNKHSAIVTLIGVGIPTTFIPIWAQPGELQKRSLVRSMLHFVVPATITITLVSLTVYLFYLVSAVLDLPPNVGLAEIEFNIPRTALVTILVFCELLLIPFLKPPTNAWTGGEPLSGDWRYTIVAVALLVVYLLILAIPPLRVFFELSPLSLQDCLFLGLVAIEWALILRLSWRTRFLDRFLGVDLE, from the coding sequence ATGGCAACGCTTCCCGGATTAAGCGATCGACAAGTGCGTGAGCGCGTCTTAGCAGGTGAGACAAATAATGTTAAGCTGCCGACGAGTCGATCGTATGCACGAATTTTTCAAGAGAATTTACTCACGTTTGTCAATGCCGTTTTCTTTGCAATTAGCGGTGTTTTCATTTTGCTGCGTCGTCCGAGTGATGCCATCTTCGTTGCTGTGGTGATTTTCAGCGGCGTGGTGATCGGGATTGTGCAGGAGATTTGGGCAAAGCAGAAACTGGATGAAATTGCGCTGTTGTCTCGTCCTCACGCGACGGTGATTCGCAACGGTGAAGAAATTAATATTGACCCCAGTGAGATCGTGCTGGGAGATACGCTGGTGCTGCGTCCGGGGGATCAGGTGTTGGTCGATGGGGAAATTGTTGGAGCAGGACGAGTTGAGGTCGATGAATCGCTGCTCACCGGAGAATCGGATCTGATTGTCAAGGTTGCGGGTAAGCCTGTGTATTCAGGCAGTTTCTGTGCGAGTGGTAGTGCTTGTTATGAAGCGCAAAAGGTCGGAACTGATACCGTCGCTTATCAGATAACGATGGGAGCGCGAGAGTTTCGCCAAGTCTATACGCCGTTGCAAGCGGAGATTAACTTAATTATTCGGATTTTATTGCTGCTGGCATCGTTTTTATGGTTGCTGATAGGAATCAGTTTTGTGAGTCGATCTCAGACCTTAAACGAAGTGGTACAGCGTGCCGCAGTGATCGCGGGTCTGATTCCTGCGGGATTAATTCTAGCAATCACGCTGTCATATGCGATGGGTTCGATTCGGATGTTGGGGCAGAATGTTTTGATTCAGCAAACGAATGCTGTCGAGTCGTTGAGCAATGTTGATGTGCTGTGTTTGGATAAAACTGGAACGCTGACGACGAATCAAATCGAACTGCATTCGCTACATCCGATCGCTCGTTCAGAACTGGAATTACGATCGCGCTTAGGTGACTTTGCCGCTAGCACCCAAGCCAGAAACCGCACCAGTGAAGCCGTTCTGATTGCCTGTGGTGGATATGCTAAACCGATTCGCGACGAAATTCCTTTCTCTTCAGCGCGAAAGTGGAGCGCGATCGAATTTGCCGATCACCCAGGGACTTACATTCTGGGCGCACCGGAAATTTTGATGAAAGCCACAACTTTAGATGATGAAAGTTTGGACTACATCGATCGCCAAGTGAATCACGGCTATCGCGTTGTGTTGTTTGCTTATACATCAGGGTCAATCACCTTGGAGTCGATCGCAGGCTCCACGCTGCCCGAATTGACTCCGCTTGGAATTCTTTGCTTTTCTGACCAACTCCGACCTTCTGCCCGTGAAACGCTGCAAGGATTCGTCAAAGCAGGCATTACGCTAAAGATTATTTCCGGTGATAATCCTCAAACGGTTGCAGCCTTAGCAAAACAAGCAGATTTTAGCGATGATATTCGATTGATTTCGGGTACAGAACTGGCGCAGATGGACGAAGCGCAATTGATGCAGGCGGCGCGAAATTACAATGTGTTCGGACGAATTACACCGCAGCAAAAAGCGCAACTGGTTCGGAGTTTACGCAAATCGGGTCACTATGTCGCGATGACCGGAGACGGCGTGAATGATGTGTTGTCGCTCAAGCAAGCGAATCTTGGAATTGCGATGGAGAGCGGCAGTAAGGCAACTCGCAGCATTGCCGATATTGTGTTACTGAAGGATTCATTTGAAGCATTGCCGCATACGTTCTTAGAAGGACAACGCATTCAAAATGGCATTCGCGATGTCATTAAATTATTTATGGTAAGACTGAGTTGCGTGGCGTTGCTAATTTTTGCGATCGCCATTGTTTCCGATAGTTTTCCACTGTTAAATAAACATAGCGCGATCGTCACTCTGATTGGTGTAGGAATTCCCACAACGTTTATTCCAATCTGGGCACAACCCGGAGAACTGCAAAAGCGCAGTTTAGTGCGATCGATGCTACATTTCGTCGTTCCTGCTACGATCACGATTACGTTAGTGTCGCTCACCGTGTATCTATTTTATTTAGTGAGTGCTGTCTTGGATCTACCTCCTAATGTTGGACTTGCTGAGATCGAATTTAATATTCCTCGGACTGCATTAGTCACCATTTTAGTGTTTTGCGAACTGTTGTTGATTCCGTTTCTCAAGCCACCCACAAACGCTTGGACAGGCGGAGAACCATTAAGCGGCGACTGGCGATATACGATCGTTGCCGTTGCCCTACTTGTTGTCTATTTGCTGATTCTTGCAATTCCGCCGCTGCGGGTGTTTTTTGAACTGTCTCCGCTGAGTTTACAGGATTGCCTGTTTTTGGGTTTGGTTGCGATAGAGTGGGCGCTAATTCTGAGATTGTCCTGGCGGACTCGGTTTCTCGATCGCTTTTTAGGCGTTGATTTGGAGTAA